The Pseudomonas sp. MH9.2 genomic interval CTTCCTTGATGGCCTCTTCCAGAAGTTCGGCAGCCTGATTGAGACGACCGTTGGCAAGATGAACCTCTGCCTGACCAAGAACATCAGCCGATCGTTCACGCACCGGCTCAACGGCAGGTACTGGCACTGGCGCCAGCATGACGCTTGGCGGCGGAACATCGACACCGTCGAAACTGTCTTCAGGCAAATCCATGTCAGCCGCAAACTGGGTTTCTTCGGCCAGCGCCCGAGCCATACGTTTATGTTTGTCAGACGCTTGCCGAGCATTGCGACGTCGCGCCAGGAGCAGCAGCAAGAGCAGCGCAATCAACAGCGCGCCGCCACCCAACAACCCCAACATCAGCGGGCTGGCAAGCAATTGATTCAATGCATTATCTGCATTTTCTTCTGCTGCGGGCGCGGCAGGCGCAGGAGCGATCGGCGCGGCATCCGGCGCTGCGCTGGCTTGCGCAGCACCCGGTGGCAGAGCATCTTCGGGCGCAATCTCGCCCGGGACCTTCGCAACCATATCAGCCGCGACCAGTTCAGCAGGTAGCGGTGGCACGGTATTAGTGGCGCCAGGTGCGGTCGCCCCATCAGCCTGCATCTTCGCCAACTGATTATTTTTCAACTGGATCAAGCGCTGCAACTTGTCCAACTGGCTTTGCAAATCAGTCATGCGGCTTTTCAGTTCCGCATTATCACGACGCGTCGTGTCGAGGTTTTCCTTGGCTACCGCCAGCTTGTTGCTGAGCGCCTTGCTATCACCCGAGGCACCTTTGCCGCCCGCCTTGGAGCTGCCCGAGACCAGGCTCAAGTTATCCTGCGCGTCGACCTTGGAAGGTGCGGCGTCGGCACGAGCGCGACGGGTCGCATCAACCTGACGCGCGGCTGCGGGCAAACTGCGACGCTGACGCCAGGCCACATTTTGCTCCGCCACCTGAGCGACGGCCTGCGGCTGAGGGAGCGTGGTGATTTGCTGCTGATCGGGAAGACGCAACACTTGACCGGTTTTCAGCCGATTGATGTTACCGCCAATAAACGCATCCGGGTTCAGCGCCTGAATGGCCAGCATGGTCTGCTGAACCGACCCACCATTGCGCACGCGGGCGGCGATTTCCCACAACGTATCGCGTTTACTGGTGGTGTATCGAGCAGGTTTAGCCTCCGCGACCGGGGTCGGCGCAGGCGCCTCTACCGGTGCAGGCGGCGTTGCGGCCGGTGCTTGAGGCTCGGCGGGCGCAGTGGCCGGAAGTTGCGCAGCAACGGCCGCTTCCGGCGTAGCCTTCGGCGGATCGAGTAACAGGCTGTATTCGCGCAGCAACCGGCCGTTAGGCCAGAGCACTTGCACGAGGAATTTCATGTAGGGGTCACGAACCGGCTTGCTCGACGTAATCCGCAGAACGCTTTTACCGCCGGCATTCAGCACCGGGGTAAACGTCAGATCATCGAGAAATGCCTGCCGAGCAACGCCAGCCTGGGCGAAATCAGCGGATGGCGCCAAGCTCGGCACTACCTGCCCGGCATTCAGGTCTCGCGCATCAAGCAACTCGATCTCGGCAACCAGAGGCTGGTTCAGGGTCGACTTCAATGTCAGGTCCCCGAGCACCAACGCATGCGCCATACCGGACGACAACGCCGAAGCGGCAGCGATTGCTAAAACCAGTTTGCGAACCTGAACCATAGCCCATCCCTTGTTTGAATATTCCTCGGCAACCGAGAAGGTAAAGTCTGAAAGCTAAAACGATTCTTGAATTGTTGCCAAGTATCTTTTACACAAGGTCTTTTATCAACAATTCAGCCACTTGCACAGCGTTCAACGCCGCACCCTTGCGCACATTATCAGACGTGATCCACAGATTAAGTTCCTCCGGGTCGTCGATCCCTGTACGCACTCGTCCTACATAGACGACATCCTGACCCACGGCATCACCAACCGCCGTGGGGTAATCGCCCGCTTCAATCAGTTCGATTCCCGGTGCAGCCTCCAGCACAGCATTGACTGCCGCTAGATCGACCGCGCCCGATAGCTGCAGCGAAACGCTAAAGCTATCGCCAAAAAATACAGGAGCTTGAACGCAGGTAGCGGACACCTTAAGCAATGGCATGGCAAGCAACTCGCGCAACTCTGTGACCAAACGCTTTTCCAACGGCGCATGGCCTTGGGTGTCGGGCGTACCGACCTGAGCCAGCAGGTTGAACGCCATCTGCCGATCAAAAAAGCGTGGTTCCATCGGTCGCACATTGAGCAGCTCAGCGGTTTGCCGAGCCAGCTCCGCCACCCCTTCGCGGCCCTGACTGGACACTGCAAGGCAGGCAGTGACATTGACCCGGACGACGCCGAGCAGCGCACGCAACGGCGCGATCACCACTGCCAATGCCGTCGCCGACGGGCTGGGACTGGCAATTTGATACGGCTTTCTCAGCGCGCCAAGCAGGGCCGCGTTGACTTCTGGAATAATAGTGGGCGCCTGCTCAGCCGGCAAACCGCCCGACAGATCGATCACCGTGCAACCCGCCGCTGTCGCCCGCGCTGCATAGCTGCGGGTAATGGCTGGGCCAGCGGCAAAAAAGACCAGCTGGACTTTGCTGAAATCGAATTCATCCACTTCACGCACGCGCACGTTCTTGCCCTTGAACGGCACCGAATGGCCCGCCGATTCGATGCTCGCCAACAAGTGCAGACTGGCCACCGGAAACTCGCGCTCTTCAAGAATCTGGACGAGGGTTTCGCCAACAGTGCCGGTGGCGCCGATCACGGCAATATCAAAGGACTGCTTCATGCAAAAACCTCAAGCAAAAACGGGGAGCGGCACTTTAACCGTCGAGGTACCGACAGGCAATTAACCGCAGGAACAGAGACAGGTCCAGAACTGCTGACAACCCACTTCAGGGTTCGAGTCCGATTCGAAAAAATTCGCCACCACTCCATACGCCCAACCAACGCTGGCCATCTATTTCTCGCGTTACCGCCAGATCAACCAATTGATAGAACACATTGCGGTGCATCAGCGCTTCCAGATTGACCCGCACATGGACATAAGGCGCTGGTTCCTGAGTGAGCGGGTCAATTTCTACCCGTATCGGATGCTCGGGCCCCGCCTCGGTCTGATCCTCGACATTGGTGGTGAAGCGCAAACGCTGATCTTCGCCCTGGCCTTCCACTTCAAGGCTGACTGCAACAAAAGGTGCGTCATCCACCCTGATCCGGACCTTCTCCACGGGAGTGATCAGAAAGTAGTCGTCGCCGTCACGGCGCATGATCGTGGAGAACAGGCGCACCATGGGCTTACGTCCAATGGGCGTGCCGAGGTAGTACCACGTGCCGTCACGGGCGATACGCATATCTATATCGCCGCAAAAATCGGGATTCCACAGATGAACAGGCGGCAACCCCTTCGACTTGGGAATCTGCGCGAATAGATCGTTGGCATTGCCGGGACCACTCATGCCTTTCTCCTTAGCGACTCATGCCTAACAGACTGCGAGCGTAGTCCTCCAGGGGTGGACCAAGCAAATCTTCGGGCTTGGTGTTGCGCAGTGTCAGCAATCCGCCGCGGGTGTGAATCCGTGCGGTATCGATCAAATAGCGGGTACTGGTTTCGATCAGCATCAGCTGAATCACGCCGCTGTCGACGCCCAGCCGATCCACGGCTTGCTGGTCGTGCCATTCGTCAGTGTTGCCAATCCTGTCGTCAGCTTTGGCGAAACGGGTGTACAGCAAATAATGCGCACCCGCCGCGCGCGCCTCGCTTAAGGCTGCATCCAGACCAATCGGCGCTCGGGCCCGACGAACCATAGGGAAGTATTCGACAAAGCCGTGAAAGGCTTCTTCCGCCACGACATTAGGCCGCGGATAGGCATTGCCGGGGGGAACGAATGAGCCCTGGGCAATATAGATAAAGGAGTCTGCCTGTATACGCAGATTGTTCGCGCGACTCGTGTTGCTGTGATCGAGTAAGCCCGCATCACTCAACTGATCGTGAGCGCCCTGCCCCATGTCACTGACACTCATGCAGCCACTCAACGCCAGAAGCGTCAGTAGCAAAACCAGACTACGCATCATCCACTCCCTCGTGCCGGTGACGGAAAACCGGCGAATGGGCACAAGATGCAGCTTCCGCGCCATCAAGCAGTGTATGAGCGACGATGATGGACAGTTTTACGTGGGAACGCCGGGATGCGAGAAGCTTAGCCGCCAATAATTTTCATGATCGTGGCGCCGCCGGAAAACGCGACTTCTTGCTTGTCGCCCAAGGCTCTGACCAGCAAACGCTGGAGCGCTGGCAACGCTTCGTGGCGTGGCTTATCCAACAGATCGCCTACGTAATGGCGGTTGCTGGAGGACAGGCAACCGTGCAACCAGCCCGTGGAAGAAAGGCGCAAACGTGAGCAGGTACGGCAAAACGGTACGCTTTCGTTGGCAATCACGCCGAAAAAACCAAGGTCGGGAATTTGATAGCGGACAGCTGTAGCATCGACTGGCGCGTCGGCTTGCAGGTACTCATAACGCTCGCCGATCAATGCCAGCAATTGTTGCAGACTGACAAACTGCTGCAGGAAGGCATTCGAATCGTTGGCCAGATGGCCCATGCGCATCAACTCGATAAACCGCAGCTCGTATCCGCGCTCAAGGCAGTAGTCGAGCATCGGCATCACCTGATCCAGGTTTTGCCCGCGCAGCGGCACCATATTGACTTTGATTTTGATCCCGGCGGCGCGCGCCTGATCCATGCCGTCCAGCACGCTGGCCAGATCCCCGCCACGGGCAATCTGGCGGAAGGCCACAGGATCAAGGGTATCGAGGGACACATTGAGCCGACGAATACCCCCATCGACCAGCAATGGCAGCTTGCGAGCGAGTAATTGTCCATTGGTGGTCAGGCTGATATCAGCCAGCCCCAATTGACCGACTCGCCCCATGAACGCTTCCAGCTTCGGGCTCACTAGTGGCTCGCCGCCAGTAATACGCAAACGCTCAATGCCCGCGGCTTCGATCAGATAGGCTACGCCACGCGCCATGGCATCGGCCGACAATTCATCCTGCGCAGCCACCAACCGCTTGCCGTTGGGCACACAGTAGGTACACGCATAGTTGCAGGCTGAAGTCAGGCTGATTCGCAAGTTGCGGAAACGCCTGCCTTGACGGTCAACGATCATGAGCGACTCCGGCTAAGAAATTAGGCCGGTAAAACATGACTGGACATCACGTTTCAACCAACCCCGGGGCCCAGTATATTCCCGCACCAACGATCCCTGCATTCACTACCTGACGCTATAACGGTACCGAATATATCAGCTGCCTGGCGGGGTATCGGTATCACGCTTGCGTTTGTTACCCATACGCACGCCGATGTCCATCAGGAACTGAAAAAAGCCCTCCTGATCTTCCAGCACATTGCTCCAGAACGGCGAGTGATACAGGGCCACGGCGCCATGCACCAGTGCCCAGGACGCACAGTAATGAAAATAAGGCGGCACATCTTCGAGCTTGCCTTCGCTGATCCGCCCCTTGATCAACAGGGTCAGGCGCTCGAAGTTCGACGCGCGAATCCGGTGCAACTCCTCGATCATCTCCGGCACCTGATTGCCCTTGACCACTTTTTCTTCCAGTCGATCGAACAACCGGTAGCGCTGAGGATCGCGCATGCGGAATTCGAAGTAGGCGCGGGATAAAGCTTCCTTATCCTTGTCGACGTCGGCAGAGTGGAGCAACTCGTTCAAATCGCGCTCGTAGTCGAGCATCAGGCGCAGGTAGATTTCCGCCTTGGACTTGAAGTGCTTATAGATGGTGCCTTTGCCGATACCCACGGCATCAGCGATCATCTCGACGGTGACACTGTCTTCACCTTGATCGAGGAACAGCTTTAGCGCGGTATCGAGAATTTCTTGCTCGCGGCGACGAAACTCACGGACCTTACGAGGTTCTTTTTGCATAAGAAAAGGTCTGTAGGGGTCAAAATCGAAGCCGCGTATTATGCCTAACTTGCGCCAAATTGCACGGATCATCCGACCATGTCTACGTTTCTTGATGAATTTGCACAGGCCCCGGGCCTGCGATATTTAAACCACGCTGCGGTCGCCCCCTGGCCAAAACGCGCCGCGACCGCCGTCAGCCGCTTTGCCCAGGAGAACGTTTTATTGGGCGCGAGGGACTATCCAGACTGGATGGTGGTAGAGCAACGCTTGCGTGAACGCCTGATGCGCCTACTGAACGCACCGTCGACCGATGACATCGCTCTGGTCAAAAATACCTCGGAAGCGCTGTCATTCGTTGCATTTGGACTGGACTGGAAAGCCGGCGACCAGATCGTTATCAGCGATGAAGAGTTCCCATCCAACCGCATCGTCTGGGAGGCGCTGGCGCCCCAAGGCGTCGAAGTCATCCAGGTCAGCCTCAAAAACGACGACCCTGAGGCGGCGCTGCTCGCCGCCTGCGGTGCTCGCACACGCCTGCTGTCGATCAGCGCGGTGCAATACGCTTCGGGCCTGCGCCTGGATCTGGAGCGTCTGGGCCAGGGCTGCAAACAACGCAGCGTGCTGTTCTGCATTGATGCTATCCAGCAACTGGGCGCCCTGCCCTTTGATGTTCAGGCAAACCAATGCGACTTCGCCATGGCAGACGGCCATAAGTGGTTGCTGGGCCCGGAAGGCCTGGGCGTGTTTTATTGCCGCAGCGAATTGCGACCACAACTGAAACTCAGTGAGTTCGGCTGGCACATGCTCGAGCACATGGGTGACTACAACCGCACGACATGGGAGCCCGCCCTGTCTGCGCGCCGCTTCGAATGCGGCAGCCCGAACATGCTTGGCACCATGGCATTAGAGGCCAGCCTTTCGCTGCTCGAAGACGTCGGCATGGACGCAGTGGGGAAGGCCATTGCCGAGCGCATTCTCTGGCTCGAAGACGGGTTGAGCGCCATTCCAGGTGTCCGCTTGCACACTCCAAAAAACCCTGAGAAACGCGCGGGAATCCTGAGCTTCAGCCTGGACGGTATAGCGAACGCCCACGTATTCGAGCACCTTAAACGGGAACAGGTGGTGTGCGTTCAACGTGGACCCGGCGTCAGATTTTCCCCACACTTTTATACTGAGTCGCGGGTGATCGAAGAGACATTGGCCATCGTACGCACGCTGGCGGCTCATTGAGAACTCAACAGAAGCGGATGTATTCCAAATCTGTTTAAAAAATGAGCATCTGCGACTGGACGCCCGCCAATCATGACCAATACTAAGATAGTTGACGCGACATCTCCCCCAAGTGACGCGTCAATGAAGGTGCCGATGGACCGAGCGCCTTTGTTTTACTCCTAATGGTCTTAACCCGGATTCCCCCCCCAGAGCCCGGGTTTTTTTTGCATGAAAATACCCTGCAGGGCAGCGCTCGAGAAAAGAGTGCCTAGCGCTTCACGTGCGCCAGAGGGAACAGCCGCCTAAAGTTTTCAGTGGTCTGCTCGGCAAAACGCTCGTAGGACTCACCACGCAACATCGCCAGAAACTCTGCCACTTCCCGCACATATTGCGGAAGGTTGGGTTTGCCTCGATAAGGAATCGGTGCCAGGTAAGGTGAGTCGGTCTCCACCAGTAATCGATCGACGGGCACCTGACGTGCCACGTCTCGCAGAGCATCGGCATTACGGAAGGTGACGATCCCGGACAACGAGATATAAAACCCCAGGTCCAGCGCCGCCCTGGCCATCTCCCAATCCTCGGTAAAGCAGTGCAGTACGCCAGCGTGCGGCAACGCAGCTTCTCGCAACAGGTTCAAGGTGTCGGCGCGAGCGCCACGAGTGTGCACAATAACCGGCTTGCCCGTGATGCTGGCCGCCTGCAGGTGCAGACGAAACGATTGTTGCTGAAGCTCGGCAGCCTCAGGCTCATAGTGGTAATCCAGTCCCGTCTCGCCAATGGCCACCACCCGCGGGTGATTCAGCTCATCCAGCAGCCAGTCCAGTGCCGGTGCCTCGCCCGGCTGCAGGTCCAGCGGATGAATACCCACCGAACAATCCACGTCGTCATAACGCTCAGCCAAGGCTTTGACCGCACCGGCATTCTCGGCGCTGACACCGATGCACAGAAAATGCCCGACGCCCCGCGCCCGTGCAGCGTCAAGGGCTGCATCGAGCGAACCTGCATGCACAGCGAGATCGAGACGGTCGAGGTGGCAATGGGAATCTACAAGCATGGCAGGATGGCAACTACATGGTATGGGTTGGACGGTCGGATTTCAGGGCTCCGGCCAGGTACGTTTCAATCTTGTTCCGGGCCGTGTTGTCGCCATCATTGAACTGGACGCCAACTCCCGCCGCCCGATTACCCTGAGCGCCCTTGGGCGTTATCCAGGCAACCTTGCCCGTCACCGGGATTTTTTCCGGCTCGTCCATCAGGTTGAGCAGCATGAACACCTCGTCACCCAGCTTGTAGCTTTTGCTGGTAGGGATGAACAGCCCGCCATTTTTGATGAATGGCATATAAGCGGCGTACAACACGGATTTGTCCTTGATCGTCAGGGACAAAATGCCGTTCCGTGGGCCTGGACTCAGCGGCAAGTTCATTGCAACTCCTGGGGACATGATCCGAATAATAGGGTCTGTTGACGTTTGTTGGCGAACCGCGTTGCGATGCCAACGTGTGCGAGGCAAGGCGCGGGATGCCGCTAATGGTTGTTCCCTTGGCAAATCCCGCAACGCAGCCTCGCGCACGTTGGCGCGCAACCCGAAGGGACGGGGCCCATTTGGCGCAGGGCTGCGTTGCTCGGAACTTATTTGGAACAACCAAACCGCGTTCCTCGCGCCTCGCCCTGCGCCAAATGGGCCTCCGTCGCGGTCGTCACCAAACGTCAACAGACCCTAGAGTCTAACCTTGTCCGAGCAAGCCTGCCCACTGCACCAACAACGCTTCGAGCAACAACACCCGGTTAAGACTGGCTTTGGACATGACTTTCTGACGCTGGGCCAGCACCCAGTCCTGAATCCCGAGGACCTTGCCCTGAGTGGATTTCTGCGCCAGGTATTGCAGCACCTTACGCATATCCCCCAAGCCTAGCCCCGCTTCATCCTGGGTCAGCTGATAGCGCAGAATCAGATGCGACCAGTCGCAGAACCAGTCGAACAGCAACAACAGCGGAATATCTTTCCAGCCTTCAGCCAGCTGAGTGGGTGATTGCTGGTGTTTAAGCAGTTTTTTCACACCGTCCACCACCAGCGCCCGCTGCTCCCGTACGCCCTGAGCCTGCAGGCTGACTGCCGCCAAGGGCGAACCGGCGGCCAGCGCCAGCAGTTCGACACGCTCATCCTCCGCGCAATCGGGCAACGCGCTGGCCAGCCAGTCCAGGCTCATCGCCTCACTGGGCAGCGGACAGGCCTGTTGCACGCAACGGCTTTTGACCGTCGGCAACAAACGGCTCGGCTGATGACTGACCAGCAACAGCACGGTATTGCCGGAAGGTTCTTCGAGACTTTTGAGCAATGCGTTAGCGGCGTTGACGTTCATCGACTCGGCAGGCTCGATCAACACCACTTTGCGACCGCCCATTTGCGCGGTCTGCACGACGAAGCTGACCAGATCGCGAACCTGATCGACCTTGATTGCTTTGTCCGCCTCTTCCGGCTCCAGCACGTAATTATCCGGGTGACTGCCCGCGACCAGTAGCAGGCAGGACTTGCACTGACCACACGCGTCCAGTCCTTCAGGGCGCCGACACAACAAGCGAGCCATGAGGCGCTCCGCCAGTGCGCGCTTGCCGATGCCCGCAGGCCCATGAAGCAAGTAAGCGTGCGCGTGCTGGCTACGCCCGGCCAGTTGCTGCCAAAGACTTTCTTGCCACGGGTAGGCCTCAGCCACGTTGAAGCTCCAGCAACTCGGGCAGCAAGCCATCAAGTGACTGCTGAACCTCCGACAGCGACAACGCTGCGTTAACCAGACGGTAGCGCTCAGGACTGGCGGCCGCACGTTTCAGATAGGTACTGCGCACGGCATCGAAGAACGTCCGACCTTCCTGCTCGAAACGGTCGAGCCGCCCACGGGCCGTCGCACGCGCCAGACCCACTTCCACCGGCAAGTCGAACACCAGGGTCAGATCGGGACGCAGATCACCCTGAACAAAATGCTCCAGGACGGCGATTCGCTCATGGGACAAGCCACGGCCACCCCCTTGGTAAGCGTAGGTTGCATCTGTAAACCGATCACACAGCACCACTGCCCCGCGAGCCAGTGCCGGACGAATGACTTCAGCCAGATGCTGGGCTCTGGCAGCGAATACCAACAACAGCTCGGTATCGGCGTTCATCGGTTCATCGCTCGGCGCTAACAACAGCTCGCGAATCCGCTCAGCCAAAGGCGTGCCGCCCGGCTCCCGGGTCAGCACAACATGGACACCATGGGCGCGCAGGCGCTCGGCCAGGTATTCGCGGTTGGTGCTTTTACCAGCGCCTTCCGGACCTTCCAGGGTAATAAACAAGCCAGTCACAGGCAGTCCTTAATCAAATTCATTGCGGGCTCTGCTCGCTTTTGTCATCTGGCGTGGCAGTGGGTGCGGGAGTCGGAGCCGGTACGACCTCTGGCTCCGACGTTGGCATGGAGCCCGGAGCGGGAACAGGCGCCGGACTGGAACGATAGTCCGCACGTCGTTTGAGCTGAAACTCGCGAACCGCGTTGTTATGGGCGTCCAGATCAGCAGAAAACACATGACTGCCGTCACCGCGAGCAACGAAATACAAGCTGCTGCCAGGCACTGGATTAAGCGCGGCATGGATGGCTTCGCGTCCCACCAACGAGATCGGGGTCGGCGGCAAACCAGCGATGACATAAGTGTTATAGGGCGTTGGCTCTTTCAGGGAAGCACGGGTCAACTTGCCGTTGTAACGCTCACCGAGGCCGTAGATCACGGTAGGATCGGTCTGCAACAACATCCCCATCTGCAGGCGCCGGACAAAAACGCCGGCGATTTGCGCACGCTCCTGAGGCACGCCGGTTTCTTTTTCGACCAGCGAGGCCATGATCAACGCATGATACGGGTCGACATAAGGCACGTCAGCCGCACGTTTGGTCCACTCCTCCGCCAGGACTTCATCCAGGCGGTTGTACGCCTGCTTGAGCAAGTCGACGTCGCTCATGCCGCGTACGTAACGGTAGGTGTCAGGGAAGAAACGACCTTCAGGGAATACATCGGCGTGGCCCAGCCTGGCCATCAACTCCGTGTCGCTCAACCCGGCCAGGTTCTGCTCAAGCTTGAGCTGCTTGGCCAAGGCCGCACGGACCTGACGGAAATTCCAGCCTTCAACCAGTGTCAGGCTGTATTGCACCACCTCGCCACGATGCCACAACCCCAGTAGCGCCTTGGCATTCATTGCGGGTGTCATGCGGTATTCGCCGCTGTGGAACGATTGATCCGACAGATTAAAACGCCAGTAAAGACGCAACCAGAAGGCGTCCTTGATCACCCCGTCGGCCTGCAAACGATTAAGCACGCCAGTGGGCGTGGAGCCTGCGGGGACGTCGAGTAACTGTTCCTGAGTCAGGTTCAAGGGCTGCTTCAGCGCTGCATCCTGTTGCCAGACAGACAGGCCCAGCAGTAACCCTGCCAGGACCAGACAACCTTCGAACAACACCAATAATTTACGAATCACCGATCAAACATCCAGAAGCGCGCGAGCAATGCCCTGCAGTTTACGGGTGAGCGGGCCAACCGGCCAGTTCAGCCGTGCAACCCCTCGCACGGGCCACACACCGTAGACACTGTTGCTCAGAAAAACCTCGTCCGCCTGCTCCAGATCGAGCCACTGGATGTCGCGTTCTTCAGTGCCAATGCCCAGCGTCCGGGCTTGAGCCAGCAGTTCTGCGCGCATCACACCGGCCACGCCGCAACGGCTCAGGTCGGCGGTCAGCAGCACACCCTCCTTGATCAGAAAGACATTGCTGTACACACCCTCGATTATCCGCCCGGAGGTATCGCACATCAGCCCTTCGGCGTATGCGCTGTCCTGCCACTCGCTACGCGCGAGCACCTGCTCCAGCCGATTCAGATGCTTGAGCCCGGCCAACAGGGGTTGTTCAGATAAACGAGTAAGGCATTCAAACAGGCAGATACCCTGCTCGGCATGAGCCGCCGGATAGGCTGGCGCCGCGCCGCCCTGAAGGATGCGCCGTGGCTCGGCCATGGGTGCGGG includes:
- the tmk gene encoding dTMP kinase; translation: MTGLFITLEGPEGAGKSTNREYLAERLRAHGVHVVLTREPGGTPLAERIRELLLAPSDEPMNADTELLLVFAARAQHLAEVIRPALARGAVVLCDRFTDATYAYQGGGRGLSHERIAVLEHFVQGDLRPDLTLVFDLPVEVGLARATARGRLDRFEQEGRTFFDAVRSTYLKRAAASPERYRLVNAALSLSEVQQSLDGLLPELLELQRG
- the mltG gene encoding endolytic transglycosylase MltG, producing the protein MIRKLLVLFEGCLVLAGLLLGLSVWQQDAALKQPLNLTQEQLLDVPAGSTPTGVLNRLQADGVIKDAFWLRLYWRFNLSDQSFHSGEYRMTPAMNAKALLGLWHRGEVVQYSLTLVEGWNFRQVRAALAKQLKLEQNLAGLSDTELMARLGHADVFPEGRFFPDTYRYVRGMSDVDLLKQAYNRLDEVLAEEWTKRAADVPYVDPYHALIMASLVEKETGVPQERAQIAGVFVRRLQMGMLLQTDPTVIYGLGERYNGKLTRASLKEPTPYNTYVIAGLPPTPISLVGREAIHAALNPVPGSSLYFVARGDGSHVFSADLDAHNNAVREFQLKRRADYRSSPAPVPAPGSMPTSEPEVVPAPTPAPTATPDDKSEQSPQ
- the pabC gene encoding aminodeoxychorismate lyase translates to MPSWINGRPAETLPVTDRGLAYGDGLFETIAVKAGRPLLFERHLQRLATGCSRLAIAADQSLIRSELLAFAAQLGEGVMKLILTRGDSLRGYAPAPMAEPRRILQGGAAPAYPAAHAEQGICLFECLTRLSEQPLLAGLKHLNRLEQVLARSEWQDSAYAEGLMCDTSGRIIEGVYSNVFLIKEGVLLTADLSRCGVAGVMRAELLAQARTLGIGTEERDIQWLDLEQADEVFLSNSVYGVWPVRGVARLNWPVGPLTRKLQGIARALLDV